The genomic interval TCATCGTGCCCGCCATCTACCGGGCCGGACTGTACACCAACTCCGAGTACCTCGAGCACCGCTTCGGGCCGGGGACGCGCATCCTCGGCGCGCTGATCCAGATCCAGTACCGGACCTCCGTGCTCGGACTCATGATCTGGTCGGTCCATCTCACGCTGGTCGGGGTCGGCGGACTGAGACCGGGACTGTCCTGGGCGCTCATCGTGTCGCTCGTCCTCCTGTCGGGAGTCTACACGGCCGTGGGCGGGTTGCGGGCCGTCGTCGCGACGGACGTGCTTCAGAGCGTGCTAGTGATGGCGGGAGGTCTCGCGGTGTGCGTCGCCGTCTGGCAGGCCGTAGGCGGATGGGATGCGATGGTCGCGCAACTGGAGGGCCTGGGGACGAGGGCCGAGGGACTCGCGCCGGGGCTCGCCGCCGCGGACCTGGTCCACGTGGGCGCCTTCCGGGGACGGGACGGCACCACATCCCCGGCCGTCATCTTCATCGCATGGATCCTCATCTCCTCCGGCTGGTGGACGGTGAGCCACACCTCGACGCAGCGGATGATGGGCGCCCGCTCGCTGTGGGACATGAAGATGGCCGGCGTCCTGGGGGTCGGAGTGAGCCTCGTCATCCTGCTCTTCACGGACATGCTCGGGCTGTTCGGGCGGGCGCAGTTCCCGGATTTTGCCCGGCCCGACGAAATGTACCCCCACCTGATCTCCACCTATCTCGGGATCGGCGCCAAGGGGCTCGTCGTGGCCGGCGTGGTGAGCGCCGCGGTGAGCACCTTCGATTCGATGGGTTCGTCGATGTCGGCGGTCTTCACGCGCGATGTCTACGCGCGCTTCATCTCGCGGGACCGCGACGACGCCCACTACCTCCGCGTGGGACGCATCGCGACGGTCGCGATCCTGGTGCTGGGCTTCGCCTACCTGCCGCTGATCCTGCGCGCGCCGACGATGCTCGCCGCCTTCCGCTCGGTCACGTCGGTGTTCGTCACGCCGCTCCTCATCGTCTACCTCGTGGGAGCCGTGACGCACACGAACCGGCGGGTGGGAATCGCCGGTCTCGCCAGCGGAGGGCTGTACGGCGTCATCGGTTTCGTGGACCGCGAGGTGATCGACGTCTCGTGGCTGCCCTCCTGGCTGACCGGACAGTGGGAGGCGTTCGTGTGGGCGGTCGCGTTCACGGCCGCCGGCTGCGCCTTCGCGGCGCTCCACCCGCGCTGGCGCGGGACGGGCGACGTCGTGGCGGGCGCTGACGCGACGTCGCCCCCGGGCGTCGACGACTGGCTGGCGAAGAGTTCCGGCGAACTCGGCCCGATCCGCCTCCACCCGTTCAGGGAACGCGTGCCGTTGCTGGCCAGCCCGGCGCTCTACACGGGAGTTCTCGCCGCGATTTCGGCGTGGCTCGTCTTCGGCGTGTTCTGGTAACCGCGGTCGCTGCGCGAGGCGTGACACTGGCGCGCCGCGCAGCCGGGTCGCAGCCTTGGGCGACGCCGAAGTGAAGTCGGAGGCAGCCTTTGGCAAATCCGGCACCATTCGGACTCGCACGCTGGGAGACCCATGAATCGATCCGCAGCAGGCCGCGATCACCTGGCGTACTGGCGCCGCAACCTCCGTTACGTGGGGATTCTCCTCGCGATCTGGGCTCTGGTGTCCTACGGCGCCGGGATCGTGTTCGCCGACGCGCTCGACACGATCCGGATCCCGGGGACCGGCTTCCCGCTCGGATTCTGGTTCGCGCAGCAGGGCGCGATCTACGTCTTCGTCGTCCTCATCTTCGTCTACGTCTTCCTCATGAACCGGCTCGACCGGGAGTTCGACGTCGACGAGCGTGACGAGGAGGGCGCGGCATGACCGTACTCCAGTGGACGGCGACGCTCGTCGGGCTTTCGTTCGCGCTCTACATCGGGATCGCGATCTGGTCGCGGGCCCATTCCACGAGCGAGTTCTACGTGGCGGGCAAGGGGGTCCATCCCCTCGCCAACGGGATGGCGACGGCTGCGGACTGGATGTCGGCCGCCTCCTTCATCTCGATGGCCGGGATCATCTCCTTCCTGGGATACGACGGTTCGGTCTACCTCATGGGTTGGACGGGGGGCTACGTGCTCCTGGCGCTGCTCCTCGCCCCGTACCTGCGGAAGTTCGGCGCCTTCACGGTCCCCGACTTCGTGGGCGAGCGCTACTACTCGCAGACGGCGCGGGTCGTGGCCGTGATCTGCGCGATCTTCGTCTCCTTCACCTACGTCGCGGGCCAGATGCGCGGGGTTGGGATCGTGTTCAGCCGCTTCCTGGAGATCGACATCGTCTGGGGCGTCGTCATCGGGATGGGGATCGTCTTCTTCTACGCGGTGCTCGGCGGGATGAAGGGGATCACCTACACGCAGGTGGCGCAGTACTGCGTGCT from Candidatus Palauibacter australiensis carries:
- a CDS encoding DUF4212 domain-containing protein — translated: MNRSAAGRDHLAYWRRNLRYVGILLAIWALVSYGAGIVFADALDTIRIPGTGFPLGFWFAQQGAIYVFVVLIFVYVFLMNRLDREFDVDERDEEGAA